The proteins below are encoded in one region of Hordeum vulgare subsp. vulgare chromosome 3H, MorexV3_pseudomolecules_assembly, whole genome shotgun sequence:
- the LOC123442452 gene encoding probable leucine-rich repeat receptor-like protein kinase At1g35710, with the protein MGNLRYLNLSGIPFTGTVPSQLGNLSKLQYLDLGQADSSWIYSMDITWLAKLPFLKFLGMSGVKLSGIADWPHTLNMIPSLRVVELSLCQLDNANQSLPHLNLTKLEKLDLSWNDFEHSLGSGWFWKATSLKYLDLEQNSLFGKFPDTLGNMTYFQVLDISDNEIMNMTMTRNLLKNLCSLEIINLSSNEISGDIEVLMDSLPQCTRKKLQELDLSGNKFSGSLPNFIGNFTRLSILSLSENSLAGHIPPQLGNLTCLTSLDLDDNHLTGSIPAEFGALTSLTYLGICSNDLNGGIPAELGNLRYLTALSLWGNEIAGSIPPQLGNLTCLTSLKLRNNRLTGSIPPELMDSTSLTNLDLSGNHLNGSVPVEIGSSINMISLDLSGNSFTGLITEEHLANLTSLKQIDLSSSNLKIVLNSDWHPPFPLKSARFASCQIGPLFPPWLQHLEITQFDISNNGLKGEFPDWFWSTFSHATYLNISNNQISGSLPAHMHDMAFEQLCLSSNLLTGPIPTLPTKSICKMEQLMYLDLSNNILEGEIPQCSGINEMQVLILSNNSLSGTIPAFLQNNTVEITNLGDLQFLDLSGNNFSGAIPWHLSNLTFMVKLQEEIMDMFDGILDFKSSTDLKGLTTGAGYLRQILSVITKGQQLIYGRTIAYFRNIDLSCNSLSGEIPTDITLLAELMNLNLSSNQLSGKIPNMIGDMHSLESLDLSKNKLSGEIPSGLSNLTSLSYLNLSFNSLSGSIPSGPQLDTLNLDNPSLMYIGNNGLCGPPVHKNCSGNDPSIHGDLESSKEEFDPLTIYFGLVLGFVVGLWMVFCALLFKKRWRIAYFRLFDEAYNRVYVFVVVKWVKLRKENR; encoded by the exons ATGGGGAACTTGAGATACCTTAACCTCTCTGGCATACCATTTACCGGTACAGTGCCTTCTCAGCTTGGTAATCTGTCTAAGTTGCAGTATCTTGACCTTGGCCAAGCTGATTCTTCTTGGATCTATTCAATGGACATCACTTGGTTAGCAAAGCTACCTTTCCTGAAGTTCCTTGGCATGAGTGGAGTAAAGCTCTCAGGGATAGCTGACTGGCCTCATACCCTGAATATGATACCATCTTTGAGGGTTGTTGAACTTAGTCTTTGTCAACTTGATAATGCAAACCAATCACTTCCGCACCTTAATCTCACAAAACTTGAGAAGCTTGACCTCTCCTGGAATGACTTTGAGCACTCACTTGGATCTGGCTGGTTTTGGAAAGCAACAAGCCTCAAGTACCTCGATCTTGAGCAGAACTCACTATTCGGCAAGTTCCCTGACACACTAGGAAACATGACATACTTTCAAGTCCTTGATATTTCAGACAATGAGATCATGAACATGACGATGACAAGAAACCTTCTTAAGAATCTTTGTAGTTTGGAAATCATTAACCTCTCATCTAATGAGATAAGTGGAGACATAGAAGTGTTGATGGACAGTTTGCCGCAATGCACAAGGAAAAAATTACAGGAGCTGGATTTAAGTGGCAACAAGTTCAGTGGATCTCTGCCAAACTTTATTGGTAACTTCACCAGGTTGAGCATACTAAGCCTCTCTGAAAACAGCCTTGCAGGACATATACCACCACAACTTGGGAATTTGACATGTCTAACCTCCCTTGATCTCGACGACAATCACCTGACTGGGAGTATACCAGCTGAATTCGGTGCCCTTACCAGTTTGACTTATTTGGGCATATGCAGTAACGACCTCAATGGGGGTATACCGGCAGAGCTTGGGAATTTGAGGTATTTAACTGCTCTTTCCCTCTGGGGCAACGAAATTGCCGGATCTATACCACCACAGCTTGGGAATTTGACATGTCTAACCTCCCTTAAACTCAGAAACAATCGCCTCACCGGAAGTATACCACCAGAGCTTATGGATTCAACTAGCCTAACCAACCTAGACCTCTCTGGCAACCATCTCAATGGAAGTGTACCCGTTGAAATAGGTTCTTCTATTAATATGATTTCTCTAGACCTAAGCGGCAATAGCTTTACTGGTCTGATCACAGAAGAGCACTTAGCGAATCTTACAAGTTTAAAGCAAATAGACTTGTCTTCCAGCAATTTGAAGATTGTATTGAATTCAGATTGGCACCCTCCATTTCCGCTGAAATCTGCACGTTTTGCATCTTGCCAGATTGGTCCTCTGTTTCCACCTTGGCTTCAGCATCTGGAAATCACTCAATTTGACATTTCAAACAATGGTCTAAAGGGTGAGTTTCCTGATTGGTTCTGGTCAACATTTTCACATGCCACATATCTGAACATCTCTAACAACCAAATAAGTGGCAGTTTACCagcacatatgcatgacatggctTTTGAACAACTCTGTCTCAGTTCAAATCTGCTTACAGGACCAATACCTACGTTGCCAACAA AATCTATTTGCAAAATGGAACAGTTGATGTATCTGGATTTGTCGAACAATATTTTGGAGGGTGAAATTCCTCAATGTTCTGGCATCAACGAAATGCAAGTTCTTATACTCAGCAACAATAGTTTATCAGGAACAATCCCTGCATTTTTGCAGAACAACA CGGTCGAAATAACAAATCTTGGGGATCTTCAATTTTTGGATCTATCAGGCAACAACTTCTCTGGTGCAATACCTTGGCATTTGTCAAACCTAACATTTATGGTGAAATTACAAGAGGAAATAATGGATATGTTTGACGGAATTCTTGATTTCAAATCATCCACAGATTTGAAAGGTTTGACAACAGGAGCTGGTTACCTTCGACAGATATTATCAGTGattaccaaaggacagcaacttaTATATGGTAGGACAATTGCATATTTTCGGAACATTGATTTATCATGCAATTCCTTGAGTGGTGAAATTCCTACAGACATCACTTTGCTTGCTGAACTAATGAATTTGAATTTATCATCAAACCAACTGAGTGGAAAAATTCCAAACATGATTGGCGACATGCATTCATTAGAATCTCTTGACCTCTCAAAGAATAAGCTCTCTGGTGAAATCCCATCGGGCTTGTCAAATCTGACATCTCTGAGCTACCTGAACTTGTCCTTCAACAGTTTGTCTGGAAGCATACCATCTGGCCCCCAACTTGACACCCTAAATTTGGACAACCCGTCACTTATGTACATCGGCAACAATGGGCTTTGTGGGCCTCCTGTCCACAAGAATTGTTCAGGAAATGATCCTTCCATCCATGGCGATCTCGAAAGCAGCAAGGAAGAATTTGACCCTTTGACCATTTACTTTGGGCTTGTGCTGGGATTTGTGGTGGGGCTCTGGATGGTGTTTTGTGCACTGCTGTTCAAGAAGAGATGGAGGATTGCTTATTTCCGGCTTTTCGACGAGGCGTACAATCGGGTCTATGTATTTGTGGTTGTGAAGTGGGTAAAGCTTCGCAAAGAAAACAGATGA